From one Phorcysia thermohydrogeniphila genomic stretch:
- a CDS encoding UDP-N-acetylmuramoyl-L-alanyl-D-glutamate--2,6-diaminopimelate ligase produces MRLNCLLKSAGLPPLKKELEVTHVTDDSREVKPGSLFFALRGFKTDGNLFIPEAVKRGAVAVVTDSRDSLEKYKSLGVPLIFSQDLRRDLALIVSRFYGDPSSSIKVIGVTGTNGKTTTAYILYHLLNRLGKKTAIIGTVEYGLPGKTIPAERTTPSPTTFFRLLKEFKENGADFVVCEVSSHGLKLHRVTGTKFKGAVFTNLSPEHLDFHKNLWDYFLSKEKLFFMTRDVGVVNGDDKFGKLLLGLRGIFPCKLSSFGKKGEFRIERVENLEEGLLVILKLGRETYPIKTSLRGFFNAYNVAAAFSLLVELGFSPRELLGLFDGISVPGRMEEVVKNVFVDYAHTPDALEKVLRALRELKRGRLIVVFGCGGDRDREKRPLMGSIAEKLADFIILTNDNPRSEDPEQIVNEILSGIRERSKVEVIFDRRLAIERGLKLKKEEDILLIAGKGHETYQEVGSKKYLFDDREVVRELSRLIQ; encoded by the coding sequence GTGAGGCTTAACTGTCTCTTAAAAAGTGCGGGTCTTCCTCCTTTAAAGAAGGAACTTGAAGTAACCCACGTTACCGATGACTCACGAGAAGTTAAGCCCGGCTCTCTCTTCTTTGCCTTACGGGGATTTAAAACCGATGGGAACCTATTTATCCCCGAAGCCGTAAAGAGGGGAGCTGTAGCTGTAGTAACCGACAGCAGGGATTCCTTAGAAAAATATAAGAGCTTAGGCGTTCCTTTAATCTTTTCACAGGACCTCAGGAGAGACTTGGCCTTAATAGTTTCCCGTTTTTACGGAGACCCTTCATCATCCATAAAAGTAATTGGCGTTACGGGGACTAACGGAAAAACGACTACGGCCTACATTCTCTACCACCTTTTAAACCGTTTGGGGAAGAAGACCGCAATAATAGGGACGGTTGAGTACGGACTCCCCGGAAAGACTATTCCAGCAGAAAGAACAACTCCCTCTCCTACTACTTTCTTCCGCCTTCTTAAAGAGTTTAAAGAAAATGGGGCGGACTTCGTAGTCTGTGAAGTTTCCTCTCACGGTTTAAAGCTCCACAGGGTAACCGGAACAAAGTTTAAGGGAGCGGTCTTTACAAACCTTTCTCCTGAACACCTTGACTTCCACAAGAACCTTTGGGACTACTTCCTTTCAAAAGAAAAGCTCTTTTTTATGACAAGGGACGTAGGAGTTGTAAACGGCGACGATAAATTTGGAAAACTCTTGCTTGGCCTTAGAGGAATTTTCCCCTGTAAGCTTTCAAGTTTTGGAAAGAAAGGAGAGTTCAGAATTGAGAGGGTGGAAAACTTAGAGGAAGGCCTCCTTGTTATTTTAAAGCTTGGTAGAGAGACTTACCCAATAAAGACCTCTTTAAGGGGTTTCTTTAACGCCTACAACGTAGCTGCGGCCTTTTCTCTCCTTGTAGAGCTTGGCTTTTCTCCAAGGGAGCTCTTAGGCCTCTTTGACGGAATTTCAGTTCCCGGCAGGATGGAGGAGGTAGTGAAGAACGTCTTTGTTGACTACGCTCACACTCCAGACGCTTTAGAGAAAGTTTTAAGAGCTCTAAGAGAGCTTAAAAGAGGAAGGCTCATAGTTGTCTTTGGCTGTGGAGGGGACAGGGATAGAGAAAAGCGTCCACTAATGGGCAGTATAGCCGAAAAACTTGCCGACTTTATCATTTTGACTAACGACAACCCAAGAAGCGAAGACCCGGAGCAGATAGTAAATGAAATCCTCTCAGGTATAAGGGAAAGGAGTAAGGTGGAGGTCATCTTTGATAGAAGGTTGGCCATAGAGAGGGGATTAAAACTGAAAAAGGAGGAAGACATTCTCTTAATAGCCGGAAAAGGTCACGAAACCTATCAGGAAGTTGGGAGCAAAAAGTATCTTTTTGACGACA